ACATCGAACCGCTTCAGCACGTCGATGCGCAGCTTCTCCTGCTGCGAGAAGACCGGATGCGCCTCGAAGGCGGCGACCAGCTCGTCCTTGCCGATCTTGCGGCCGTTGAGCCTCAGATCGATGAACCATGTCTGGTGGTTGATGCCGGAGCAGATGTAATCCAGCTCGGATACGCTTTTTGCACCGAGAATTTCGGCGATCTGTTCGGCGCCGTGCTGCACGCCGTGGCAGAGACCGACCGTATCCACCTTGCCATATTCGATGGCCGCCCATGTATTCATGGCCATGGGATTGGCATAGTTCAGGAATTTCGCACCGGGTGCGGCAACCTCGCAGATATCCTTGCAGAAATCCAGAATGACCGGAATGTTGCGCTGACCGTAGAGAATGCCGCCGGCGCAGATCGTATCGCCCACGCACTGGTCGATGCCGTATTTCAGCGGAATACGAATATCATCGGCATAAGCTTCGAGACCGCCGACCCGCACGCAGCTGATGATGTATTTCGCGCCCTCGAGCGCCCGGCGGCGATTGGTATCGGCCGTCACCTTCACCGGGAAACCATTGGCCTCGACGATCTTTTCGAGGATCGCCCTGATCATATCGAGATTGTGCTGGCTGATATCCGTCAGCGCGACTTCAATATCGCGAAATTCCGGCACGCACAGGAGATCGGTGAACAGTTTTTTCGTGAAACCGACGCTGCCTGCGCCAATAATAGCGATTTTGAAACTCATAACGCCACCTCTGTTGCAAATCGAACGGGTGAAACGGGCCGAAGGATCGTAAATATGGCACCACAGAAAAATACCCGTAAGAATCCCGGAAAACCGGCCTTACTCCCAATTTTTCAGCAGCAATATCCCGCTGGCTGTCTCCTCGGATCGGGATTATGCGTATAATAAGGGACAGGACCAGAGAAGGATTATGCTTTCATGGGTAATTTTGTGCTGCGTGATTTGATCGATCAGGGACCCGGCATGCGAACCGTCTCGCTGCCGCGCGGACGCCAGACCCTGCACACCATGCCCACCAGCAGCGGCTATGAAATCCGCCGTGGCGGCAACTATGATTGGGACGGGCGGCGGCGCGGCCAGACGCCGTTCACCGTGCTGCAATATTGCATCGGCGGACAGGGCAATCTGCGCTACGAAAACCGGCATTATGTGGTGAAGCCAGGTGAAACCCTGCTGCTGCTCATCCCCCACAATCATCGCTATTGGCTGGAAGACGGCAAGGAATGGGAGTTCTTCTGGATTTCCATGAATGGCGAGGAGGCCTTGCGCATCCACCGCAACATCCTTTCTGTCACCGGTCCCATCCTCAGGCTTCAGCCGGAAACCGTCGATCATCTCGCTTATTGCTGCTCGCGACTCGTAAATGGCGCGGAAACGCCGGGGGCCGCCTCCGCCGTCGCCTATGAGGCGGCGATGACACTTTATGACGATGTCTTCGGCTCGCATCCCTCCTTCGGCGGCGAATATCGCACCCTGCAGCAGGTGCTGAGCTACATCGACAGCCATCTCGGCGAGCGGCTTTCCGTCAGCGACCTTGCGGCCGTGGCCGGCCTCAGCCGTGCGCATTTTTCCCGCATCTTCACGGCAAGCGAAGGCCTGCCGCCGGCGGAATTCGTGCTGCAGCGGCGATTGCGGCGGGCAGCCAAGCTGCTGACCACCGCAGCCAATATTCCCATCAAGGAAGTGTCGGTGCTGTGCGGTTTTGAGGACCCGAACTATTTCTCAAAGGTCTTCCGCAGGCTTTATGGCACCAATCCGAGCGAATTCCGCACCACCGGCATGTATGCGAGCGTTCGGCAGGACGGATCCTGAAAAACAACTTGGTTTTGCCACGTTTCAGGAGATTAGGATGGATGACACTACGCGCATTTGGGAGATCGACTGAGGTGAAAGACAGAATCCGGATGATGCTTATCTTTCCGATTCGGGCGCTCATCATTTTCGCCCTGATTCTGGATGGCATTTTCCGCCCGCTCTACCGGCCCGTCATCAGGGCCATCTCCGGCCTGACAGTCATCAAACGGCTGGAAAACAGGATCGGGCAGTTGCCGCGTCTGGCCATTCTTCTCGCCCTTGCGGTGCCCTTCGCCATTGCCGAACCCATGAAGGTCATCGGCCTGATCCTTATTGCCCATGGCACCGTCAAAACGGGGGTGGTTCTGACGATCTTCGCCCATCTCGCCACCTTCCTGATCGTTGAACGGATTTATCACGCCGGTCGGGAAAAGCTTCTCACCTATGTCTGGCTCGCCTGGATCATGCGATATGTGCGTTTCGCACGTTCAATTTACGATCGCCTAAAGCTTGCGGCATTGAACTGGGTCAGGCTGCGGGTGCTCGCGCAGCAAAGGTGAAGAGGCATCCGTCACGATTTGCGACGCAACCTCTTCAGGAGAAACTCCGCAAGGACGGTTGACTGCAGCGACACGAGAATGATGGCGATACCCAGCACCACACGGACTTCGGGCACCTCATCGAACAGGAAATAGCCGACAGCCGTCACGAACAGGATCGACAGGTAGCCGACCGGCGCCAGGACACTGGCATCGGCAATGCGATAGGCCCGCAGGAAGCAATATTGACCGAGCTGCGCCAGCAATCCGATGGCCAGCAGCGGAGCCCAGTCGAACGGCGCAACCGGCTTCCAGGTCCAGATTGCGGGAAAGGCAGTGATGACGGCCAATCCCACGGTATAGAACACCATCATGACAGTGGTATTCTCCTGCCGCAGCGCCCGTGTCTGGATCACCGCCAGCGCCCCGAACACCACCGAGACGAGGACGACAAGCACGCCCGCATTGAAAGCCGTACCACCCGGCCCGATAACGACGAGAACGCCGACAAATGCAAGGCAGGCCCCGGCCCAGCGATATCGGCTCACCCGCTCACCAAGAAAGGCAACGGCCATGGCCATCGTCACCAGGGGGCGCGAAAAACCGATGGCATTGACGGTTGCAAGCGGCAGCAGGGTGATGGCGATGAAGTTGCTGGTGAGCGCAATGGCGTTGCAGCAGATACGGAAAAGATTGCGCCAGGGATATTTGACACGCACCATTTCCATCCTGTGCCGCCAGATAAGCGGCAGGATGAAGATCAGGCCGATCATCGCCCGGATGAAGACAAGCTGGAAGGCCGGATAGGTAACGCCCTGTGCCTTGACGAGTGCGGTCATCCCCCCTGACACGAGGGCCATATCCATAAGCAGCCAGCCTATGCCCGCGCGGGGATCGTTCTCGCGCGGGTTCTCCTGTTTTTCACTGTGGTCGTGGCCATTCACGCGGGTTGCACGAGGTTTGCCATGAGGCGGAACGCCCCCGGCACCAGCTTGTCCATCTGGTGGTGAAGGACGAGGCTGGTATGGGTGTGCCGGCCCTTGCCGATGACGCCCGAGACGAGAGCGCCCTTGAGCGGCTGTTCATCGACATCATGCATGGCGAGCAATGGCTCGTAGATACCGTCCCAGCGCGATGCGAAATAAAGCCCGCGTTCCTTGTCCCAACCGGCCCAGTCGCCGGCATCGATCACGTTGGGGCCGACAAGCAGCGGATGATCGGGCACCAGAACCGTCACCTCCGCCCTGGGATCGGTTACCCGCCAGCGCAGGGACGGTTTGCCGATTTCAAGCCGCCTGACCGGTGTCGTTTCCGGGTTCCACCCATCGGTCGGCCGGTGGTAAAGCGTCACAAGATGACCGCCCTCTTCGACGAAACGGTGAAGTTTCTCCGTTGCTGCGGCCAGATCCCTGCGGATGCCGAAGGCGAAGATGCCGACAACGATTGTCGTGAAGGACGACAGGTCGCGGCCAAGCGCCTCGGCATCCAGTTCGGTGACATCGAGACCCATGCGTGAAAGCCATGAGCCGACCCGGTCGGCACCGCCGCCAACATAACCGACGCGCGCATTTTGCGGCAGCTTGAGGTCCAGCGACAGGATCTTCAGGGCGGAAGGCGCCAGAAACCGTGCCCGGCCAATATGCGGATAGGCGATGGGCGTGATCTGGAAAGCCGGTTGCGAACCGGAAATTGGTTCGATCTGTGCAAGCCCCGCCTCGCCCGCGCCGGTGCGTTCCGCAATCCAGCCGCTTTCAGACCTGCGCACGTTCCAGCCGCCAGCGCCCTGGAAAGTAATAGGGCTATCTGCACCTTTCACATGGGCTTGCAACATCAGGCTATTTTGGTCCTGTCCAAGCGGAACGAGAAATGCATCCGGCGAAAGCGTGAGAGACTGGGCGGGAGTGACGAAAAACGGCTCCTCGAGATCGAAGGGCGCCGAAACCTCTCTGCCATCCACCTTGGCCGTCACGCGCACATAAGCATGGCCATTGCCGCCGGCGGCCTTCCAGTCTGGCTGGTAAAGGCCGGAAACAGCCGCATCGGGAGCGGCAGCGAGCGAGAATACCGTCGTCTGGCCAAGCGATTGAACCGATGAGGAAACGCCTGCGGGAAGAATGGGCTTGACCTCGACGCCGAATTTGGCCGCCCGGTCTGTCAGCTCCACATGAAGCGACGATGCACCGCCCGCCACGATTTCGGCGGGTTCCGCATAGGCGCGCTCGAAAAGATCGAGCGCCGTCAGGATGGCAGCATCGACCTGCGCACGTTTGCGCGCGATCCGATGGCCATGCAATTCCTGAAACTCCCGGGCTGCGGCCTCGTCTACCTTTTGCAGAAGAGCTGCCGCCCTTAGAAGGGACGCCGTGATCCGTTGCGTTTCGGGAAAGGCTGCGATTGCGTCAGTGATCGCCTGTTCGGCCTCGACCAGAGCTTTTGCCAGTTCGTCCTTAAGCCCCGGAAAAGCCGCGAGATCGGTAAGCGAAGACGGCAGCCTGTCGAGGATCGAGCTTTCCGCGCCACCCGCAACGCTGGACAGTTCGAGATGCAGCGGCCAGACTTCCTGCGCCCGTTTCGGCCAGTGCCCCATTCCCTGTGACGCGTGATAATAACGCGACCATTCACCGATACGGTCATATTGCGCACCGGTGGCCGCTTCGTTGCCCGCCGCGTTGATCGTCAGCGTCGTCTCGGGTGGAGGCACCTCGTCATCATAGGTGTCGCCGCCGCCCGACCATGCGGGAAGGTAGAATTTGGCCACCTTCCACGGTTTCAGCCCCTCGGAAAAATGTTCGGGATAGGCGGCTTGATCGGCAGCCATCGCGATTGCGCTTCTTGCCGCGCGCGTCATGGCACGGTGATGCCCGTGTTGTCCCGGCACATCGAGAAATGTCGGGATGACGATATCAGGCCGCTCCTTGCGATAGGCGCGCACCAGCCGCTCCACAATGCGTTGCTGCCCCCATCGACCGAAAGTCTGGTCGCCATCCTTGGAAAAACCGAAGTCGTGGATGATATCCGCCGGGCCATGGCCGAGCCAGCTTACATCCGCATCGATGACGCGGGCGGCCTCCTCCAGCTCGCGCGAACGGATGACACCGAGGGCGCCCAGCCGTTCCTGCCCCAATGCGTTCTGCCCGCCTTCTCCGCGCGTCGAGCAGGCAATGATGATCCGCATGCCCAGTTCCATGCGGAAATAGGCAAGAAGTCCGTTCTGCTCGTCGTCCGGATGCGCACCGGTATGCATGAGGGTGACCGTGGATTTCAGCGCGCTCAGCTTGCGGTGCAGGCGAACGAGCCATGGGTCGGCCATCTGCCGTTCGATACGTTCCCGGGGGTTAAGCATGCGCGGTCTCCTCCAATATTCAGCCCGGCGCCTGCGCTGCGGCACCCGGGGACGTCTCCAGTTTCGGTGTAACGATGTCGAACAGCGGCAAGGCGGCAGCACCGAGCGCCGCCGTCAATTGTCCGGACTTGCCGTGCATGACGCGCGGCAACTCCCTTTGCCGCCGGCTTGCGACCGAGGTGGGCAGATGCCCCATCCGCGCAATGATCTCGCTGATGATGACTTCGGGCAGCGCACCGCCGAGAATGACCGTCTGCGGATCCAGAATATTCTCGAGCATCGCAACCATTGGCGCCAGATGGATGGCGGCCTCGTCGATCCACTCCAGCACCACGGGATTACCCGCCTTGAACAGGGCTTCGAGATCGTCGAGCTCCGTATCCGCGACACCGTCGCAGACGAGTTTTTCCTTGAGCACGTAAACGGAAGCATAGGCCTCCAGGCAACCTCTTTGCCCGCAGGAGGGACAAGGCCTTCCCTTCGGCGAGACGGTGACGTGACCGATTTCGCCGGCATTGCCGAATGCGCCGCGATAGGGCGAGCCCTCCTGCATGATGCCGAGGCCGATACCGACGCCGAAATAGATCATGCAGAAATTCGGGATTGCCAGCCCCGCGCCGAACAGGCGTTCGCCGACGGCAGCGGCCGTCGCGTCGTTTTCCACCACCACCGGCTGGCCGCAGGCATCGCTCAGCATCTGGCGGGCATCAATGCCGCCCCAGCCTGAAAGGGTCGTCGGGCCAACGGAGGTCATGCCATCGATCTCGAACGGCCCGGGCATGACGACGCCGGTGCCGAGCAACCTGCAACCGAGATTTTTCGCAACCGCGGCATGTTCGGCCGCGAAGGTCTTGAATATGGCGTCCGGCGTGGTGTCCCTGAGCGGCGTGATACGCTGGGTGCGCAACATGCCGGCAAGATCGAGGCCGACGGTGACCATATGGTCGGCAGCGATTTCCACGCCAATCGTTGCACCCCCGTCCGGATTGACGGCGAACTGGATCGGCGGCTGCCCCCTGCCGCTGCGGCGGCGGCCAAGCTCCTTCAACAACGCCTCACCCACAAGCTCATCGACGATATTGGCCACCGCCTGCGGCGTCAGATGCGTGATCTTGGCAATCTGGGCACGGCCGAGCGACCCGTGCCGCCGGACGATGTCGAGGACGACTCGCCGATTATGCTCGCGGCTCCGCTCAGGATTTTTTCCGATTGCTACGGGATAATCGTCCACCGTGTGCACCGTCATCTCTTCAACTTCCCGTCCGTTAGAAAATTCATAGCGTCGAAATGACAATAAGCGCAATATAATAATTCAAGTAAATTATCTTATTGACAAATGCCCGCCTTCAGAGAACCGTAGAGAGCGACCGGGGGTCAGGTTTGCATGGGGCGGAATTGATGAAATCCCGCTTCCGGCAAATCGATGAGCGCGCGCGAAAGCGCGGATAAAGGGAACGATCGCTCCGCATCCGGAAGACCGGACGGAGGAAATGGAGGCTTACATGCGCAGGGCAACTTTGTTCGCCGGCTTGGTTGCCGGTTTCAGTACATTTGCATTCAACGCCGCGCAGGCGGTTGAAATCGAATATTGGCAATATGTCTTCGACACACGCGTCAAGGCCATGGATGAGCTGATCGCGGAGTTTCAGAAGGCCAATCCCGACATCACCGTCAAGCAGGTGACCTTCCCTTACGCCGACTATCAGACGCGCGTCATTGCCGCCAACATGTCCGGCAAGGGCCCTGATGTCATGCAGCTGTTTTACGGCTGGCTGGACAAATTTGCAGCCGGCGGCATCCTGCAGCCCCTGCCGACCGATGCTTTCCCGCATGACAAGATCGAGAGCGATTTCTTCCCGATCGTCAGCGCCATGAAGCGTGGCGACGATTATTACGGCCTGCCGACAGCGGTGCGTTCGCTCGCCCTTTTCTACAACAAGAAGCTCTTCACGGAAGCCGGCCTTGACGCCGCCAATCCGCCGAAGACGCTGGACGAATTTGTTGCCGCCGCCGAAAAGATCGCCAAGCATGATGCCGCAGGAAACCTCACCGTTGCCGGCTCCACGCTTGATATGGGCGGCCAGGACCACCAATGGTGGCGCGAGGTTCTCATCCGCCAGTATGGCGGCGAGCCCTATACCGACAATGACCAGAAAGTCGCCTATGACAGCGAAGCGGGCGTTCAGGCCCTGAAATTCTATACGAGCCTGCAGCTTGAAAAGAAGATCGGTCAGGTGGGCTTTATGGATGAAGGCCAGGCCGCCTTCCGCGCCGGCAAGGCGGGCATGACCATCGACGGCACGTTCCGTCTGGGATCCTTCAGGACCATCAAGGATTTCGAGTGGGGCGTGACCGAGCTTCCGACCAATGACAAGAATATCCGCTCCAACTATGCCAGCTATTTCGCAAACGGCATCAGCGCCAAGACGAGCGGCGAAGAGCTTGAAGCGTCGAAGAAGTTCCTCGCTTACATCTCGTCACCGGAAGCCATGGCGATCTGGCTGAAGACCGTCGGCGAGTTGCCGGCGCGGCGGGCGGCGGCACTGACCGAAGAGAACCTGAAGGACCCGGTCTACGCGCCGTTCCTGAAGGGCCTCGAATACGCCCATACGACCCTGTTCAAGGACGAAGCCGCCCAGCGGCAGAATGCCATCGACATGACGAACCGGATTCTGCTCGAGGGTCAGTCCGTCGAGGATTCCGTCAAGCAGGCTGCCGGCGCCGAGCAGGAAATCATCGACGCGGCGAAACCTTAAACCGCAGGTCCAGACATGACAGCGATCGATCAACAGGGGGCGGCATCCGGCCGCCCCGGCGGCTCCATTGGAGATCGCCTTTCCATGCGCACAAAACGGCTTTTGTGGATCTGGAGCTTTCTGGCGATCCCGATCCTGTTTTACAGCGTCATCCGCTTTTACCCGACGCTGCAGGCGTTCTGGCTGTCCTTCACCAACTGGGACCTGCTGCGGCCGGCAAAATTCATCGGCATCGCCAACTACGTCAAGCTGTTCAAGGACCCGCAGTTCTGGAAGGTCTTCAGGAACACCTTCACCTATCTGATCATCGGTACGCCGATCAGCCTCGTTCTGGCTTTCGTGATCGCCTTTTATCTTGACCGGGTGCGCATTCTGCACGGCCTCATCCGCGCGCTCTATTTCCTGCCCTATCTGACCACGGCAGCGGCCATGGCCTGGGTCTGGCGCTGGTTCTATCAGCCGCCGCCCATCGGCATCATCAACGATGTCTTCGGCCTCCTCGGCATTCCGCAGCAGCCTTTCATACGCTCCACCGATCAGGCGCTTTATTCGATCATGGTGACGGCCATCTGGGCAGGTCTCGGTTTCCAGATCATCATCTTCATGGCCGGCCTGCGCGCCATTCCGACGACCTTCTACGAGGCCGCCCGCATCGACGGGCTCGGTGAATGGGCAATCCTCAGAAAGATTACACTTCCGCTTCTGAAACCCACCACCGTTTTCCTCGTCGTGTTTTCCTCGATCGGCTTCCTGCGCATTTTCGACCAGGTCTACAACATGACCACCAATGATCCGGGCGGACCGCTCGGCTCAACGAAACCACTGGTGCTGATGATCTACCAGACCGCGTTTAATTCCTATGCCATGGGTTATGCGGCAGCGCAGACGGTCGTCCTTTTCACCATTCTTCTCGTCGTATCGCTGATCCAGCTCTGGGTCCTGAGGGAAAAGAAATGAGCGAAGCGCCGCCACTCTCCCACGCCCGCATCCGCCCAGGCCGCATCATCGCCTGGACCATATTGTTCATCGGCGGCCTCATCATGGTCTCGCCGCTGCTCTTCATGTTCTCGACATCGTTCAAGACGGCGGACCAGGTCTATGATCTCAGGCTCATTCCCGCCGCACCCACGATCGCGAACTACATCACCGTCATGGCCGACGGCCGTTTCCTGCGCTGGTTCTTCAATTCGATGCTGGTTGCGGTCATCGTCACCGTGTCCAACTGCTTCTTTGACAGTCTAGTCGGGTACACGCTGGCGAAATTCGAGTTTCGTGGCCGTTATTTCATCTTCCTCGCCATCCTCTCGACGCTGATGATACCGACAGAAATGCTCGTCATTCCCTGGTATCTGATGTCCAGCCAGCTGGGCTGGCTCGACAGCTACTGGGGCATCATGTTCCCGGGCATGATGACAGCCTTCGGCACCTTCCTGATGAAGCAGTTCTTCGAGACGGTTCCCAACGACTTCATCGAGGCTGCGCGCGTTGATGGGCTCAACGAATTCCAGATCTGGTGGAAAGTCGCCCTGCCGCTGGTAACGCCGGCACTCTCCGCGCTCGCGATCTTCACCTTCCTCGGCAATTGGACGGCATTCTTCTGGCCTCTGATCGTCACGACAAGCAAGGAACTTTACACGCTGCCGGTCGGTCTTTCGAGCTTTGCCGTGGAGCAGCAGATTCAGTGGGAAATGATCATGACGGGCGCAGCCATTGCGACCATCCCTACCCTCATCGTCTTCATCGTCCTGCAACGCTACATCGTTCGCGGTGTGATGCTGGCGGGTCTGAAAGGATAATATCATGGCCGATATGAACCCGCGCCAGTCGGATACCAGCAAGTTTCCTGATCCGGTTTACAAGGAAACCGTGCTGCGCCCGCTTTTCGACGGCGCCAAGAAACACCACGTGGACGGTTTCCGCCGCATCGACCGCGCACACCTCGTCATGCTTCGGGAAACCGGCATTCTCGATGCGGACACGGCGGCGAAGATCGCCGGCGCGCTCGAAGACATCGACAGAACCATCGAACCATCGGAGCTGGTCTATACCGGCGAGGTCGAGGATTTCTTCTTCCTGATCGAAAAGGAACTGAAAGCCCGTATCGGCGTCGATGTCGCCGGCCGCCTGCACACGGCCCGTTCGCGCAACGATATCGACCACACGCTGTTCAAGATCGGCCTCAAGGACAAGATCGATACGCTCACCGCCAAGGCGCGTGTTCTGCTGAAAGCGCTGATCGATGCGGCCGAGCGCAATCAGTCCACGCTGATCGTGGCCTATACGCATGGGCAACCCGCCCAGCCCACCACCTTCGGCCATTACCTCTCTGCTGCCATCGAGGTGTTGATCCGGGATATTGACCGCTTCGCGGAGGCCCGCCGCATCGTCGATCTGTCGCCGATGGGGGCTGCCGCCATCACCACCTCGGGTTTTCCCATCGACCGGGCACGCGTTGCCGAATTGCTGGGGTTCGCCGCACCCTTACGCAATTCCTATTCCTGCATCGCCGCCGTCGATTATACGACGGCAACCTATGGCGCGATCGAGCTGATGTTCCTGCATCTCGGCCGGCTCATTCAGGACTTCCAGTTCTGGACGAGCTTCGAAGTCGGGCAGATCTACGTGCCGAATTCGCTGGTGCAGATTTCCTCCATCATGCCGCAGAAGCGTAACCCGGTGCCGATCGAACATCTGCGTCACCTCGCCAGCCAGACCTTCGGCCGGGCGCGGACCGTGCTTGACGTGATGCACAACACGCCCTTCACCGACATGAATGACAGCGAGGGTGAAACCCAGGGCATGGGTTACGAGGCTTTCACATCCGCTGGCCGCGTTCTCGATCTCCTCGCCAGCCTCGTTGGCCAGATCAGCATCGATCCTGAACGGGTTGACCAGAATATTCGCCGCTCCTGCATCACCATCACGGAACTGGCGGATTCGCTCGTCCGCATCGAGGACCTGTCTTTCCGCCAGGCCCATGAAATTGCCGCAACCGTCGCCAGAAGCGTCGTCGCGCTGAAGGGCGATCTGCCGAATGACGGTTACCAGCCGTTCCTCAAGGCCTTCCATGAGCTGACAGGGCGCGACACCGGCATCGACGAGGAAAAATTCAGGCAGATCGTCTCGCCGGAACATTTCGTCGCGGTTCGCAGCCGCTTCGGCGGACCTGCCCCAGAGCCGATGCGGGAGGCCATTGCGGCCTATCGAGACAGGCTTGGTGAGTTGGCAGCGGAAGCGCAGCGATCCGCCGAACACGAAGCGGCGAAGGCCACCGAACTGACAGAGAAATTTACCGCCCTGACGGGAGCGCGATAATGGCGACAATCGAACTCAATCAACTCGTGAAGCGCTACGGCAAGGTCGAGGCGGTCAAAGGCATAGATCTTGCCATTAAAGACGGCGAGTTCGTCGTTTTCGTCGGCCCTTCCGGCTGCGGCAAATCCACCACGCTGCGCATGATCGCCGGGCTGGAAGAGATTTCCGATGGCACACTGAAGATCGCCGGTAACGTCGTCAATGAGAAAGAACCGAAACAGCGCAACATCGCCATGGTCTTCCAGAACTATGCGATTTACCCGCATATGACGGTTCGCCAGAACATCGGCTTCGGGCTTTATACATCGAAGCTCGATCGCGCGGAAAAGAACCGGCGCATCGAAGAGGCCGGCCGGGTGCTGGGACTGGAAGCCCTGCTCGATCGCCGTCCCGCGGCCCTGTCGGGCGGCCAGCGGCAGCGCGTCGCCATCGGCCGCGCCATGGTGCGCGATCCCGCCGCCTTCCTTTTCGATGAGCCGCTCTCCAACCTCGATGCGCAGTTGAGATCGCAGATGCGCATTGAAATCAAGCGCTTGCACCAACGTCTTAAGACGACCACCGTCTACGTCACCCATGATCAGGTGGAGGCCATGACCATGGCGGACCGGATCGTGGTGATGAAGGATGGCCATATCCTCCAGGTCGGCACGCCGACGGAACTTTACGAGACACCGGTGGATATTTTCACCGCGCGATTCATCGGCAGCCCCTCGATGAACCTGCTGCGCGGCACCAAAAAAACCAGCAGCGTTACGCCCTCCGCCACGGGTGAGCTTTTGATCGGCGTCCGGCCACATGATCTGCTGGTCGGGGAAAACGGTGCTGCACAGGGAACGTTTACGCTTGAGGGAACGGTCACGGCCGTCGAGCCGCTCGGGCCGGAGACGCTTGTTCATCTGGATACCGACACCACCTCGGTGATTGCGACGGCCAGAGGCAAATCCATTCCCGCTGTCGGCAGCCGATTGCAATGCCAGGCGGAAGCAGGCGCGCTTTATCTTTTCGATGCGAAAACGGAAAAGCTTCTGGGTCGCGCATGATGACAACAGAAAAAACAGCCGTCATCAGCATCGGCCGGATCTATTGCGACCTTATTTTCACCGGGCTTGACGAATTGCCCGTTCTCGGCCGGGAACTCTTTGCCAGCGACATGGAAATAGCCGCTGGCGGCGGGGCCTTCATCGCCGCCGCGCATTTCGCCCATATCGGCCGCCCGGCCGCGCTGCTTGCAAGGCTCGGCACCGACACGCTTTCGCGCGCGATCGGCGAGAAGATGCAGCAAAGCGGCGTCGACCTGC
This portion of the Agrobacterium tumefaciens genome encodes:
- a CDS encoding alpha-glucosidase/alpha-galactosidase; amino-acid sequence: MSFKIAIIGAGSVGFTKKLFTDLLCVPEFRDIEVALTDISQHNLDMIRAILEKIVEANGFPVKVTADTNRRRALEGAKYIISCVRVGGLEAYADDIRIPLKYGIDQCVGDTICAGGILYGQRNIPVILDFCKDICEVAAPGAKFLNYANPMAMNTWAAIEYGKVDTVGLCHGVQHGAEQIAEILGAKSVSELDYICSGINHQTWFIDLRLNGRKIGKDELVAAFEAHPVFSQQEKLRIDVLKRFDVYSTESNGHLSEYLPWYRKRPEEIARWIDMSDWIHGETGGYLRHSTETRNWFETEFPQFLASAAKPIDPAKRSNEHASHILEALETGRVYRGHFNVKNNGVITNLPADAIIESPGFVDRFGINMVSGITLPEACAATCMASINVQRMSVHAAVSGDIDLLKLAVLHDPLVGAVATPEEVWQMVDEMVVAQARWLPQYADAVPAAKERLAKSSVKTRDWAGAARRNVRSIEELRAEKSALKKAV
- a CDS encoding AraC family transcriptional regulator, with the translated sequence MGNFVLRDLIDQGPGMRTVSLPRGRQTLHTMPTSSGYEIRRGGNYDWDGRRRGQTPFTVLQYCIGGQGNLRYENRHYVVKPGETLLLLIPHNHRYWLEDGKEWEFFWISMNGEEALRIHRNILSVTGPILRLQPETVDHLAYCCSRLVNGAETPGAASAVAYEAAMTLYDDVFGSHPSFGGEYRTLQQVLSYIDSHLGERLSVSDLAAVAGLSRAHFSRIFTASEGLPPAEFVLQRRLRRAAKLLTTAANIPIKEVSVLCGFEDPNYFSKVFRRLYGTNPSEFRTTGMYASVRQDGS
- a CDS encoding DMT family transporter, with the protein product MNGHDHSEKQENPRENDPRAGIGWLLMDMALVSGGMTALVKAQGVTYPAFQLVFIRAMIGLIFILPLIWRHRMEMVRVKYPWRNLFRICCNAIALTSNFIAITLLPLATVNAIGFSRPLVTMAMAVAFLGERVSRYRWAGACLAFVGVLVVIGPGGTAFNAGVLVVLVSVVFGALAVIQTRALRQENTTVMMVFYTVGLAVITAFPAIWTWKPVAPFDWAPLLAIGLLAQLGQYCFLRAYRIADASVLAPVGYLSILFVTAVGYFLFDEVPEVRVVLGIAIILVSLQSTVLAEFLLKRLRRKS
- a CDS encoding PIG-L family deacetylase, with the translated sequence MLNPRERIERQMADPWLVRLHRKLSALKSTVTLMHTGAHPDDEQNGLLAYFRMELGMRIIIACSTRGEGGQNALGQERLGALGVIRSRELEEAARVIDADVSWLGHGPADIIHDFGFSKDGDQTFGRWGQQRIVERLVRAYRKERPDIVIPTFLDVPGQHGHHRAMTRAARSAIAMAADQAAYPEHFSEGLKPWKVAKFYLPAWSGGGDTYDDEVPPPETTLTINAAGNEAATGAQYDRIGEWSRYYHASQGMGHWPKRAQEVWPLHLELSSVAGGAESSILDRLPSSLTDLAAFPGLKDELAKALVEAEQAITDAIAAFPETQRITASLLRAAALLQKVDEAAAREFQELHGHRIARKRAQVDAAILTALDLFERAYAEPAEIVAGGASSLHVELTDRAAKFGVEVKPILPAGVSSSVQSLGQTTVFSLAAAPDAAVSGLYQPDWKAAGGNGHAYVRVTAKVDGREVSAPFDLEEPFFVTPAQSLTLSPDAFLVPLGQDQNSLMLQAHVKGADSPITFQGAGGWNVRRSESGWIAERTGAGEAGLAQIEPISGSQPAFQITPIAYPHIGRARFLAPSALKILSLDLKLPQNARVGYVGGGADRVGSWLSRMGLDVTELDAEALGRDLSSFTTIVVGIFAFGIRRDLAAATEKLHRFVEEGGHLVTLYHRPTDGWNPETTPVRRLEIGKPSLRWRVTDPRAEVTVLVPDHPLLVGPNVIDAGDWAGWDKERGLYFASRWDGIYEPLLAMHDVDEQPLKGALVSGVIGKGRHTHTSLVLHHQMDKLVPGAFRLMANLVQPA
- a CDS encoding ROK family transcriptional regulator produces the protein MTVHTVDDYPVAIGKNPERSREHNRRVVLDIVRRHGSLGRAQIAKITHLTPQAVANIVDELVGEALLKELGRRRSGRGQPPIQFAVNPDGGATIGVEIAADHMVTVGLDLAGMLRTQRITPLRDTTPDAIFKTFAAEHAAVAKNLGCRLLGTGVVMPGPFEIDGMTSVGPTTLSGWGGIDARQMLSDACGQPVVVENDATAAAVGERLFGAGLAIPNFCMIYFGVGIGLGIMQEGSPYRGAFGNAGEIGHVTVSPKGRPCPSCGQRGCLEAYASVYVLKEKLVCDGVADTELDDLEALFKAGNPVVLEWIDEAAIHLAPMVAMLENILDPQTVILGGALPEVIISEIIARMGHLPTSVASRRQRELPRVMHGKSGQLTAALGAAALPLFDIVTPKLETSPGAAAQAPG